A DNA window from Undibacterium sp. YM2 contains the following coding sequences:
- the alkB gene encoding DNA oxidative demethylase AlkB → MNYSLFDDASNIQPWTEIICEGAVILRHFSVNHEATLLDGIQQILSKHPFRQMRTPNGHRMSVAMTCCGEVGWVSDSDGYRYSAYDPENGEHWPAMPDSFYSLAVQAAQEAGFPGFTPDSCLINQYQAGSRLSLHQDKDEKKFGAPIVSFSLGIPATFLFGGMQRSDAVQRYHLAHGDVVVWGGPARLRYHGVAAIKEVAHPLLGTQRINLTFRQAT, encoded by the coding sequence ATGAATTATTCACTCTTTGATGACGCCAGCAATATACAGCCCTGGACTGAAATTATCTGCGAAGGTGCTGTGATACTCAGGCACTTTTCAGTGAATCACGAGGCCACATTGCTGGATGGCATACAGCAAATATTAAGCAAGCACCCTTTCCGGCAAATGCGCACGCCTAATGGTCACCGCATGTCAGTAGCGATGACTTGCTGCGGAGAGGTGGGATGGGTATCCGATAGCGATGGCTATCGCTACAGCGCTTATGATCCGGAAAATGGAGAACACTGGCCTGCGATGCCAGATAGTTTTTATTCACTGGCTGTGCAAGCGGCGCAAGAAGCTGGCTTTCCCGGCTTTACGCCAGACAGTTGCCTGATCAATCAATATCAGGCGGGGTCACGCCTTAGTCTCCATCAGGATAAGGACGAAAAGAAATTTGGTGCACCTATCGTGTCCTTTTCATTGGGCATACCGGCGACATTTCTTTTTGGTGGCATGCAACGCAGTGATGCTGTCCAGCGCTATCATCTGGCACATGGTGATGTGGTAGTTTGGGGTGGCCCAGCCAGATTGCGTTACCATGGCGTAGCAGCCATCAAGGAAGTGGCGCATCCACTCCTGGGAACACAAAGAATCAATCTGACCTTCCGTCAGGCTACATAA
- a CDS encoding 5'-nucleotidase, with protein MPFSLDNLLVIGISSRALFDLEAEETIFQEQGLDAYRQHQLKEENSILKPGAAFALVKALLKLNELTPGHRLVEVVIMSRNSSETSLRIFNSIAHYGLDITRAALSGGSPLAPYLLAFNVSLFLSLHEDDVQAAINSGVASAMLYRLPENAADPEQIRIAFDGDAVIFSDESERIYQEQGVEAFEQHERENALKPLPEGPFARLLLALSYLQNNFKTPDGRAFPLRTALVTARASPAHERVIRTLRAWNIAIDETFFMGGVNKSAVLAAFKPHMFFDDQHGHCLHASNVVPTGRVPVKQAK; from the coding sequence ATGCCATTTTCGCTAGATAATCTCTTAGTCATAGGAATTTCCTCCCGCGCCCTGTTTGATCTGGAAGCGGAAGAGACGATTTTTCAGGAGCAAGGCCTGGATGCCTATCGTCAGCATCAACTCAAGGAAGAAAACAGTATCTTAAAACCAGGTGCAGCTTTTGCCCTGGTAAAAGCCTTATTGAAACTTAATGAGCTGACGCCTGGCCACAGGCTAGTGGAAGTGGTCATCATGTCGCGCAATTCTTCCGAAACTTCTTTGCGCATATTTAATTCCATCGCCCACTATGGCCTGGATATTACACGCGCAGCCTTATCCGGAGGATCACCACTTGCACCCTACTTGCTGGCTTTTAATGTCAGCCTGTTTTTATCCCTGCATGAAGATGATGTGCAAGCAGCCATCAATTCAGGCGTAGCATCGGCAATGCTATATCGTTTGCCGGAAAATGCAGCCGACCCTGAACAAATACGCATTGCCTTTGACGGCGATGCTGTCATCTTCTCGGATGAATCTGAACGCATCTATCAGGAGCAAGGTGTAGAAGCCTTTGAGCAGCATGAAAGGGAAAATGCCCTGAAGCCTTTGCCGGAAGGGCCATTTGCCAGATTGCTGTTGGCTTTATCGTATCTACAGAATAATTTCAAAACGCCGGATGGTCGCGCCTTCCCACTGCGGACTGCGCTGGTAACAGCACGAGCCTCCCCTGCTCATGAAAGAGTGATACGCACCTTGCGCGCCTGGAACATCGCAATTGATGAAACCTTCTTCATGGGCGGCGTCAACAAGTCTGCTGTCCTGGCCGCCTTCAAGCCGCACATGTTTTTTGACGATCAACATGGACATTGTCTGCACGCGTCGAATGTTGTGCCAACTGGCAGAGTACCCGTCAAGCAGGCCAAATAA